The Ostrea edulis chromosome 1, xbOstEdul1.1, whole genome shotgun sequence genomic sequence atatgaggtaatctactccttagaTTGTagcagtgtaccaagttcgatgtctgtcaagcaaaaggtcatcaagatattgagaggaCAAGACTTGGtttacagaccgaccgaccgacaggactgtgcaaaacaatatgtccaCCCTTTATCAAAGGGGGACATAAAAAGGGGTCCTAAGGTCTGTTATCATGGCATTTTCACAATCCATAAACTGTGCAAGGTACCCCTACTACTCGACTGCCTCATTTTTATTACACGTAGttaaagagggggggggggggggggggtacgggAGGAATCTCGTCTTTATGATGGACCCGTCCATCACTAGTTACACTGCTCGATGTTTTCGTGTTCGATATATATCAGGggtttatagaaaaaaaatattgagggAAACCCAAGTTCAAAATTTGTGACATTCTTATAGAAAATTGTGAGCGCGTTCGTGTGTGATGGATGTCGTTTGATGTCACTTCAATTCTTTCCGGTTCAATGGGTCCACGATTTATTATTTatcccaaaattttgtttgataaaaGGCTTCAGATTGTTTAAGGGTTATACGTatatcatgacagaagctcgtTATTGAGAGTTatcattcatgtacatgtacattgtgtaaacaaagattgaggtgtgttattgtttacaaagttttgaaaatgtatatgattatcacatttcaagtattctatAGGTAAGATGTGCCGTTTAAAAGTCTgtgcaaaattaggatgctttaaatttcaatagtttgtttgtaaacataaacaaggcTGTAGTATTGTTTACATAACTCATGactgaaatattgaaattttgaatgagttacattttcaaatgttaacattaaaaaaGCATGGCTCGGTTATTTTAGAATTGTGATGGCCATTTTCATGACACTGATCTAGTGCTGGATCTAAAGGGGGCGGTGGTTACGGGAGGATGCAATCTCCCCTCTCTAGTAGACCATCTAAAAAAGTCAATTTTTTGTTGCTATTTTGGGGTCTTCAACCTTCCCTTTTCGGGCGGAGAAtgtacaaacttgggtcgcaaccTTCTTATAAAATGTCCTGGGTCCGCCCCCTTTTGATCTGGTAACTTGTACAACCCCATAGCTATTAAATGCATGTACCTCCAGCTATGCTATTCAGCAAACACATACCACTCACCCTGCATGTATAGATAGGCTAAATTACAAATCCTTATATTGATGTGATTGAGTAGGTATTCGTGATTAATAACCTCCGTCGTATGATAAATGCCTGTCCAACTTCAGACGATAAACACCCATATGTACATATTCCCCCTGTGAATAAACTGCATCTATGAATCCCCCTTCACAATGTCATCAGCGATAACTCagtagtaaataaatatttaatatcgGCGGTTGACACAACCGATTTAAAGTTCACTGAGAAATTCTTAAATATTGGCCAAGTGAATGTCCTATTATCGCCATGGATTAAGACTAGCTGGAAACATGTCGTAAGCACTTTGAGGGAATTGACATCGTTTTTACGTATGCTCATAATGACCTAAAAGTCAGAATCACCCATGAAAACAACCCTATAAAGCCAACAGCATATCGTGGAGCATTAACTGCAAGCTCCGGCAGCTGACATGACCCTCTCAAACACTTTCGTCTTTGTAGTATTATTCTATACGTTCACAGTCTCGGAATCGTTTACCGGTGTTAAACTTTGGAGATCAGATGGAAGGGACATCGACAAGAAAGGTGAGCACATTTTACAAGAGGATGTCCAGTTCAAACTTCATTTAGATTATACCTACTTGTAATCTTTATTCATACTTATATGTTAAAATTATTCCCAAAGAgaaaatttttttattaatcaattGTGCTAACTTGTTTAGATGAACATACCAACACCTCCAGAATCATTAATCAAGAAACACAGACAAACGAGGAAGAGGATAATACAGGTAcgaaatcaataaataataaataaataaaatctgaTTATCTATAGATGCAGGCAATTTTCATTCTATTAAGTCAGAAGggttatgtatatacatgtatattaattggCAGCCTGTTTGGGCCAAAGgctcttgacgttttaaatacataatttttataataaaaaattgtcttcctgtacaGGAagacaacaatttttttttattatacaagtatatatttaaaatgtgGAGTGCCTGTGGTTTGGGCACCTGTAAAACTAACAATGTGAAATCCAAGATAGATTATGTCCAATAGTTTAACATGATTTGTCTCCGATATGGATAGTCTTTGGAGTGCATAGCATCAAACGTGACGCAATTTCCTAACGTTTATCAAATTGAGTTGAAATACCAATTTTTAGTAAACGTTTTTCTTTCGGGATCAAAATACAAAAGCGCAGCTTTGGACAAACACAATTGTTCTACCTCAAGTCTATGCGTACGGGAACAATGAATATATAGTAAGATATGAAGTCTGTCCAAACTTGCGCTCGATTTTTCGTAAAAGGAAAAACAACAGTCGTTCTATGTCAAAATACTGAAAATTGTAGCAAAGCACCACCTAATGTTATAATGTCAGATCCGGTTCTATGTCATTGTGATGAATTTGATAATAACAACGGACTTGCATCGGgattctgaaaaatatttttttgaaacaaaattagcAGGAGTGACGATTTGGGTGGACGAAGAGACCCCTTATCATATGAAGTCCTTTGCTTTATGTTTATTCTGTTGTTAGGTTTGGTACTGATTTGGGGATCACTGTGTGTGATTTTGCTAGCCGCTTGTGGGATGTTCGTGACGATGACCTCAAGGTATGGACCCTTTGTATAGAGATGGACCATCATCATCTCAAACGTTGTTTTACTATATTCCAAGAAAATGTAACAATTAAATGCAATGTGTTTCAGTTACTAGTAATTTGCCAGAAAAGGAGACTTGCTTACTATAGTTACTTGTAACAATGTTGAATGCGTCGTgcctatgtattttatataaaacctttgaTTGTGGTCAAAACTTGATAAGAAATTACTATCATTTCAGGAAATATACAGTGAGACAAGTCAAGGAGGGTACGGATAAACTGACACTGGTAGAAAATTCCCTATGTCGAATAAAACTGACGGAGAACCCCTTATACAGTATCAGATGGGGAAGTACGTTACCCACAATTCCCGAGGAAGATCCGGATGAGTATAACGTGGCAATAACCGGGTATCTCACGTTTCACAAACCGTTAAGGACCACGCCTGTCTCTGACGCTCCCACAGGACTGAAGGGGGGGGAGGTCAATCATTGAAAACTTGTGATTGCTGAGATCAAGAGGTGCTTTGAGAATTAATGTCCATTTGTGTATTCTATACTGCGTCTTGAAGAAAGCCCAATATTGACTCTAATTCCCGGTGAAACACTTaagatatatttcaagtgtATGATTAAAACTTTATTCCAAATGTGTtgtatttagaaaatatttgccACATGAACACTTatttatctattacatgtattttatttttgtaaatttgtaaaaattcattctttaaacatgttaaatacagtgtatacatgtaagatATGCAATGATGAATATATAGCTAGAAATTTTTCACTtgaattatgtttatttttcgAACCATATCAGTTTGAAAGCTATCATGACCAGTCATTGGTTGCATTTCTGTACTCCAACTAAAATAAGCAGCTGCTGTATCTCTTTGTCTATTCCCTATATACATAAGCAGATTGCTGTGATGTACATGAGTTACTTCCCCAACTGCACGGTGCTCGTCTTGTTATGAGCAACTACTAGTATTTTAGATATGgagtaaattttcaaataatgcaTATAACAGTTTGAACTTTAGATAGAACTACAATACAAAAccgagaaggcttatataggctgcAAGCCTGCTGCGtaatccatttatgtttcatacataataaaatattgtttaaaaaaaaaaaatacaaaaccGAACATCTTTAATTTCGTTCCGATCTGAATTTTCATATTGCGGTGTGGTGTCATATTTCCAAAACAAAGACATAACATCTTCGTTAGCCAAGgattttcggtccactccgctccccattTCTGGGAAGCAGGATGTACCGAAAGATGAGACATAAGAATagttacattgtaaatgtatagtGACTGTCCTTCAACACTGAGAGTGGAATCGTAACACCAAAGAGGAAGGGTATGTACTTGTTAAAGGGATATTGAAgatcattttgttcaaaatttttaaaagaattaaaaaaaaaaagtccagtTACTCAGAGAAGTTATTTTCtatagaaaataataattattattattattatttttttttttgcatttatttccaaatttaatgattttcaaattacatgtatgttcccTGAATATTTGCTTCCTGgacaaaaattcaatctgctaTACTAGTTGCATTGGCTCCTAGTGTAACTTTTGACAAACATGCAGTATTTTCAGAGTTGAAAAATTGCAATCATATATCTTTTTTAATCATATTTGAAAGGAATAAGATGATTCGGGGATGATAAAAGTGTTTCACCAAAATGAGCTTTACTATCTctttaatgataaaaaagaaatggaaagCAAATTTACTtgattttgtataaaattcattttagaagAAAGAAACcggggaaaaaattaaaaccatggTAAGATTCGAACTCACGATGAACTGGcgccccttctctctctctctctctctctctctctctctctctctctctctacacgTACCGcagaataattcatttgattgGACATTTCAGTCCCAAATGTTTTCGTTGGTTCAAATGCTATTTATGTTCTAATTTACAAAGACCCATTAAGCTCATTTTCGTAGCTTGAAAAACAAGGAGAAAGAATTGTTTGCTTTATAACGCGAAACTTTCGAGAATTAACGCGTAACTTTCGACAGTTTCCCGTAATAAcgcaaataatttttttttccgcAACGAATTCGAAAATGGGCTTGGTGGGCTTTCGTGCTAGTTCACATTTTCAAACgaacataaattatttataaattcaAACACAAATATAGGATCAGCAAGTGCACAAGATTTTATAACTCTATTCAAATGTACCAATAAATTTTTATCTTCACTTCATTCAGCATCCTACAATAGAAAAACGTTATATCAACACCAAAGTGAAATACACGAAATACTATaagaaggggggtggggtgggtggggggtctGTTGCACGATGAGCAGCGAATTCTTGAATGATTTCACTATTTTAAACCTGTACTCTGGTAGACTTCGATACGCATAAATACCTTTTTACAACCAATCAATATAGTAAAGTAAATATAAACGCCGacattcaaaacaaatataaacgTTATGATCtagtaaaacaaatataaacgTTATGATCtagtaaaacaaatataaacgttatgatctagtttgcaaatactacctatcattgggccaaatgctgtctgacgtgtttcatacccattgttaggccgttcttgacatagtgattttgactacggataactccgtttacttgaccAAGATATACGGCGgacggtgtgaccggtcgacaggggatgcttactcctcctagtcacctgatcccacctctggtgtatccaggggcccgtgtttgcccaacactctattttgtattgcttgtaggagttatgagattgatcactgttcgttatcttcacctttcattgtttcCTCTTCCtatcaaaacattattttgagaGTTATCAAAGTAGAAATTTTCCCAGATATCTTTGTTATGTTGCCCGGtcttgtgtttatatatatctcCAGCGTCTAGTTTTATCAATGGTCAACATCGAGGAGCATAGAAATTTGTCTGTCCTGTTACTGAATGTATGTATTGCATGGCTTTTAAAATTCTTACAAAAATGATACTGAaatgtgaattgtgaatatgataagttttttttttgaaatttcttaCACTGCAAATTCTTACCTGAATTAAAAATGTATGTGCAACTGGAACACACCGTTATAGAATCTAGCATTTTGATGAAGCCATGTAAGACCCCCTGAATTAAAAATGTATGTGCAGCTGGAACACACCGTTATAGAATCTAGCATTTTGATGAAGCCATGTAAGACCCCCTGAATTAAAAATGTATGTGCAGCTGGAACACACCGTTATAGAATCTAGCATTTTGATGAAGCCATGTAAGACCCCCTGAATTAAAAATGTATGTGCAGCTGGAACACACCGTTATAGAATCTAGCATTTTGATGAAGCCATGTAAGACCCCCTGAATTAAAAATGTATGTGCAACTGGAACACACCGTTATAGAATCTAGCATTTTGATGAAGCCATGTAAGACCCCCTGAATTAAAAATGTATGTGCAACTGGAACACACCGTTATAGAAGCCATGTCATCACATGAAtcctattttatttttatgtggaACACTGGCTTTGAGAGAGAATATCAGGAAGGACGTCCCCACTAATCTGATATCGTGTATAGGAAGGACATGTCCCCACTAATCTGATATCGTGTATCCACA encodes the following:
- the LOC125664786 gene encoding uncharacterized protein LOC125664786 gives rise to the protein MTLSNTFVFVVLFYTFTVSESFTGVKLWRSDGRDIDKKDEHTNTSRIINQETQTNEEEDNTGLVLIWGSLCVILLAACGMFVTMTSRKYTVRQVKEGTDKLTLVENSLCRIKLTENPLYSIRWGSTLPTIPEEDPDEYNVAITGYLTFHKPLRTTPVSDAPTGLKGGEVNH